A segment of the Bacillus pseudomycoides genome:
GGTACAGGGAAAACAGCAGCATTCGGATTACCACTATTAGACAAAGTGGATACACATAAAGAATCGGTTCAAGGTATTGTTATCGCGCCAACGCGTGAATTAGCAATTCAAGTTGGAGAAGAGCTTTACAAAATTGGTAAGCATAAACGCGTTCGTATTTTACCGATCTATGGTGGCCAAGATATTAACCGCCAAATTCGTGCTCTAAAAAAACACCCACACATTATTGTTGGTACGCCGGGACGTATTTTAGATCACATCAACCGTAAAACACTTCGTCTACAAAACGTAGAAACAGTTGTTCTTGATGAAGCAGATGAAATGTTAAACATGGGCTTCATTGAAGATATTGAAGCAATTTTAACAGATGTGCCAGAAACGCATCAAACATTGTTATTCTCAGCAACAATGCCAGATCCAATCCGTCGCATTGCTGAGCGTTTCATGACTGAGCCTCAACACATTAAAGTAAAAGCAAAAGAAGTAACAATGCCAAACATTCAGCAATTCTATTTAGAAGTGCAAGAAAAGAAAAAGTTTGATGTGTTAACACGCTTATTAGATATTCAATCTCCAGAGCTTGCAATCGTATTCGGTCGTACAAAGCGTCGTGTTGATGAATTATCAGAAGCATTAAATTTACGTGGTTATGCAGCAGAAGGTATTCACGGTGATTTAACACAAGCGAAGCGTATGTCTGTATTACGTAAATTTAAAGAAGGTTCTATTGAAGTGCTTGTTGCAACAGACGTTGCGGCGCGTGGTCTTGATATTTCAGGTGTAACACACGTATACAACTTCGATATTCCGCAAGATCCAGAATCATATGTTCACCGTATTGGTCGTACTGGCCGTGCTGGTAAAAAAGGTATTGCAATGTTATTTGTAACACCACGTGAATCAGGACAATTAAAAAATATCGAGCGTACAACAAAACGTAAAATAGACCGCATGGATGCACCGACACTTGACGAAGCATTAGAAGGTCAACAACGTTTAATCGCAGAAAAACTTCAAAGCACAATTGAAAATGATAACTTATCATACTACAAACGTATTGCAGAAGAAATGTTAGAAGAAAATGATTCTGTAACTGTTGTAGCAGCTGCTTTAAAAATGATGACAAAAGAGCCAGATACAACACCGATTGCTTTAACATCAGAACCACCAGTTGTTTCAAGAGGTTCTAAAAAACGTGGCGGTAACGGAAATGGATACCGTGACGGTAACCGTAACCG
Coding sequences within it:
- a CDS encoding DEAD/DEAH box helicase, which gives rise to MTTFRELGLSDSLLQSVESMGFEEATPIQAETIPHALQGKDIIGQAQTGTGKTAAFGLPLLDKVDTHKESVQGIVIAPTRELAIQVGEELYKIGKHKRVRILPIYGGQDINRQIRALKKHPHIIVGTPGRILDHINRKTLRLQNVETVVLDEADEMLNMGFIEDIEAILTDVPETHQTLLFSATMPDPIRRIAERFMTEPQHIKVKAKEVTMPNIQQFYLEVQEKKKFDVLTRLLDIQSPELAIVFGRTKRRVDELSEALNLRGYAAEGIHGDLTQAKRMSVLRKFKEGSIEVLVATDVAARGLDISGVTHVYNFDIPQDPESYVHRIGRTGRAGKKGIAMLFVTPRESGQLKNIERTTKRKIDRMDAPTLDEALEGQQRLIAEKLQSTIENDNLSYYKRIAEEMLEENDSVTVVAAALKMMTKEPDTTPIALTSEPPVVSRGSKKRGGNGNGYRDGNRNRSRDGRGGGDGRNRDRNRDGNRNRGRKGEGQGRPGSSNGRGERKHHSRKPQA